A genomic segment from Legionella quinlivanii encodes:
- a CDS encoding conjugal transfer protein TraD gives MDITKQIAKQKQIICREEKSLMIDKIKQRRAETRRKIELGGVVIKSGMGDFNKSVILGSLNYAYEILISEAVYKELFEIKGEQLFLSKKIYSK, from the coding sequence ATGGACATCACTAAGCAAATTGCCAAACAGAAACAAATTATCTGCCGAGAAGAAAAGTCTTTGATGATTGATAAGATAAAACAAAGGCGAGCAGAAACACGTCGGAAAATTGAATTAGGAGGTGTAGTTATAAAATCTGGAATGGGCGATTTTAATAAATCCGTAATTTTAGGATCTTTAAATTATGCATACGAAATATTAATAAGTGAAGCAGTATATAAAGAACTGTTTGAGATAAAAGGCGAACAATTATTTTTGAGCAAAAAAATATACAGTAAATAA
- a CDS encoding IS3 family transposase (programmed frameshift): MTITTIECSEIIHSSRKRKRWTAYEKQQIVHETYQTGVTVSFIARKHGIPPSQLFYWRKIMENGALTSVKTEEEVIPESEAKALKKRIKQLEQVLGQKTLENEILREAVKLGRGKKTDLATTLVRDKRFRIRAVARALQVSRSHLTQRLKNMEHSRKQTVKIRDQELLPYIREITDKRSSYGYRRVTTLLNHELKKTGLACVNHKRVYRIMKQNQLLLPAYGKKQTRVHDGKVITLHSNTRWCSDCFTIQCANGDRVHVAFAMDTCDREVLGYIASTVGIDGEAIRDLLLESVEYRFGAAEYMPKQIQWLTDNGPCYVARDTVSFARNLGFDVRTTPAYSPESNGMAEAFVKTFKRDYVAFFDLDDAQTVMKKLPEWFDDYNEVAPHKGLKMMAPREYIRSLLAVS, encoded by the exons ATGACTATAACAACAATAGAATGTAGCGAAATAATTCACTCCAGTCGTAAGCGAAAACGTTGGACAGCTTACGAAAAACAACAAATAGTTCATGAAACCTACCAAACAGGCGTAACAGTATCCTTTATTGCACGCAAACACGGTATTCCCCCCAGTCAACTATTTTACTGGCGAAAAATAATGGAGAATGGTGCATTGACCAGCGTTAAAACAGAAGAAGAAGTCATCCCTGAAAGTGAAGCCAAGGCGTTGAAAAAACGTATTAAGCAACTTGAGCAAGTTCTGGGACAAAAGACATTGGAAAATGAGATTCTGCGTGAAGCAGTTAAGCTGGGTCGAG GAAAAAAAACTGATCTCGCGACAACCCTTGTACGGGATAAGCGATTTCGAATAAGAGCAGTTGCCAGGGCACTGCAGGTTTCTCGCTCCCACTTAACGCAGAGGTTGAAAAATATGGAACACTCCAGAAAACAAACGGTTAAAATACGTGATCAGGAACTACTGCCTTACATTCGTGAAATAACGGATAAACGGAGTAGCTATGGCTATCGTAGGGTTACAACGCTTCTTAATCATGAGTTAAAAAAGACAGGTCTTGCCTGCGTCAATCATAAACGTGTCTATCGTATTATGAAGCAAAATCAATTATTACTGCCGGCGTATGGCAAAAAACAAACACGAGTACATGATGGGAAAGTCATTACATTGCATAGCAACACTCGTTGGTGTTCAGACTGTTTTACCATACAGTGCGCTAACGGTGATAGAGTTCATGTCGCTTTTGCAATGGATACTTGTGACAGAGAAGTATTAGGCTATATTGCCTCGACAGTGGGCATTGATGGAGAAGCAATCAGGGACTTATTGCTAGAAAGTGTAGAGTATCGGTTTGGTGCAGCAGAATACATGCCCAAACAGATACAGTGGTTAACTGACAATGGCCCTTGTTATGTGGCAAGGGACACTGTTTCTTTTGCAAGAAACCTGGGCTTTGATGTGAGGACAACACCAGCATATAGCCCTGAAAGCAATGGTATGGCAGAAGCGTTTGTTAAAACGTTTAAACGAGATTATGTCGCTTTTTTTGATCTTGATGATGCGCAGACTGTTATGAAAAAGCTTCCTGAATGGTTTGACGATTACAACGAAGTTGCGCCTCATAAGGGCTTAAAAATGATGGCTCCCAGGGAATATATCAGGAGCTTATTAGCGGTGAGTTAG
- a CDS encoding DUF4286 family protein — MVIYEVNLAIDSDIYPQYQEWLKKHAEEMVQLPGFIKAKILKPEESVSGQEKLTVQYQLESRAALDQYFTDFAPKMRGDGLARFEGKFSAERKIFEVRHSMKK; from the coding sequence ATGGTTATCTACGAAGTAAATTTGGCTATCGATTCTGATATATATCCACAATACCAAGAATGGTTAAAGAAACATGCAGAGGAAATGGTTCAGTTACCGGGTTTCATTAAGGCCAAGATTCTAAAGCCAGAAGAATCGGTAAGTGGTCAAGAGAAATTGACAGTACAATACCAATTAGAGAGCAGGGCAGCATTAGATCAGTATTTTACTGATTTCGCACCTAAGATGCGGGGGGATGGACTTGCACGATTTGAGGGTAAGTTTTCTGCTGAAAGGAAAATATTTGAAGTACGGCATAGTATGAAAAAATAA
- a CDS encoding DUF4917 family protein, whose product MPNTINIERILDTIQESSNHLLLGNGFSISIEPRFNYKSLLDVAISKLPDAKKLSSTLCRLFQDLNTSDFEKTLKYLIIAKKINEVYDSLPIQKKLQSDIDNIRQSFIESFLFVHPRYLPSVNEKHIKFISKFDKIFTTNYDLLLYWIILQYYSKERKDGFGYLGLPGTPWLVNPIWINEEVQNTFYLHGGFHLYSQTFTYKETAEVHEDEYISLLSKINEKIEENIYPLIVLEGSSDEKLLVINSSPYLQNSFKALGKLKGNLFVFGSSLNMHSDKHLIDQLKISELDKIYIGYFNSRDDFEDVKYQLEKNGKKVFFYSSKDLFTT is encoded by the coding sequence ATGCCGAATACGATTAACATAGAAAGGATTCTTGATACTATCCAAGAGTCCTCTAATCATCTTCTTCTTGGCAATGGTTTTAGCATAAGTATTGAACCACGCTTCAATTATAAGAGCTTATTGGATGTAGCTATTTCAAAACTTCCAGATGCAAAAAAATTGTCATCAACATTATGTAGATTATTTCAGGATTTAAACACGTCAGACTTTGAAAAAACACTCAAATATCTTATTATTGCAAAAAAAATCAATGAAGTTTACGATTCTCTCCCTATTCAGAAAAAGTTACAGTCTGATATTGATAATATTAGACAATCTTTTATTGAGAGTTTTTTATTTGTACACCCACGATATTTACCAAGTGTAAATGAGAAGCATATTAAATTTATTTCTAAATTTGATAAGATTTTTACAACAAATTACGATCTATTGCTTTATTGGATTATTCTACAATACTATTCAAAAGAGAGAAAGGATGGTTTTGGTTATTTAGGTTTACCAGGAACCCCTTGGCTTGTTAATCCAATATGGATTAATGAGGAGGTGCAAAACACTTTTTATCTACACGGGGGATTTCATTTATATTCTCAGACGTTTACCTATAAAGAGACAGCGGAAGTTCATGAGGATGAGTATATTTCGTTACTTTCAAAAATCAATGAGAAAATTGAGGAAAATATCTACCCTCTAATTGTACTAGAAGGTTCATCCGATGAAAAATTATTAGTCATAAACTCTAGCCCTTATTTACAGAACAGCTTTAAAGCTCTAGGTAAATTAAAAGGTAACCTGTTTGTATTCGGATCTTCATTAAACATGCATTCGGATAAGCACTTGATTGACCAATTAAAAATTAGTGAACTAGATAAAATATACATAGGTTATTTTAACTCCCGCGATGATTTTGAAGATGTAAAATACCAACTGGAGAAAAATGGAAAAAAAGTCTTTTTTTATAGCTCCAAGGATTTATTTACCACTTAA
- the traA gene encoding Ti-type conjugative transfer relaxase TraA, protein MFAKFTHMAISYANISVHSRSKGHSAVAAAAYRAGIKLYDERLGLTYDFSHRHDVQYSELLLPEGTEQSFTEREFIWNEVERAETRKNAQVCKDIMLALPKELDLVQQIELAKRFAQVHFVDKGIPADISIHDHGDGNPHAHILITTRRLEKNQFAKHKARDLNPQFAKGFITEKEQWHQQWREFQDSYFAEKGIDLTVDLNHIIPERHHGGFRDKASHYLLEENELIKQAREEIVLNDIENFINILSIEHSVFTRKDIETLLFKTITQENYNEFFQVTVERVLSDKNVICLGENEQGQKAFTTRHQYLQESKLLNAVERLQERTGHVYQTDTGQFLQATTLSEEQQQAFEFIVNGGDISCIIGRPGVGKSYMLTPVKDFYQQQGCRVLGATLSGKVAKQLQIESGIESSTIASLTAQLMSGKLSLNANDILIIDEAGMVDFANMSYLIERVKEAKAKLILVGDPDQLKPIKKGAIFKGIASQVGCFTMVDIKRQRHAGDRQASIELAKGNIETGLTHYLEQNAIVIADNERSNNASELLINAWQANINQHEDLRNSIIIAHANVTVDSLNLNARELLMQKGILATEQVNIIKEIKSKNRRYQPGQYIMVTHSDNELGLIGGEQGRISAVDDEQNITLNMNDGREIIVSSHLRRYVEQTGLQDFYLAKGERIFFKKGDKDIGVKNGDLATITQVNEEGFTAVLDSGATVNVPKRYMQIDYAYAMTVHKSQGMSVENTYVCIDTQWWDRALSFVAFTRHKEKLKIFANSKNYPSFKVMVEQLSRKTLQDNVIDYPMNLGIRHGFKFDNLVERAVKRISSASQIIRDKANYLYNYAQVVKSQKLSGHIENRNAIREVARNIAQYIDLRNRIANQYQQLQTKSEKLGIEMSSLKKYDDFYKLACARDKKASDIKQQLMPGQLATTNFKQIDDSQIQKEACRHETLKTIRAIIRSPSNLISDHELCKRAQTVTLTNDRLFISQELKKAHMSEYTFKERLHTLQQNQRQTVYKELKKEYPLLQQYDELVAIRRKLTGFQGKESDKIIQNIAGQIVSNEPLVHKLKRDLPNLLINIRNRMQLDKTHSFLL, encoded by the coding sequence TTGTTTGCTAAATTCACGCATATGGCGATTTCCTATGCGAATATTTCGGTGCATAGCAGGAGCAAAGGGCACAGTGCTGTGGCAGCTGCCGCGTATCGTGCTGGAATTAAGCTATATGATGAACGACTGGGCTTAACTTATGATTTCAGCCACAGGCATGATGTACAGTATTCTGAACTTCTCTTACCAGAAGGAACTGAGCAGAGTTTTACAGAACGAGAATTCATCTGGAACGAAGTTGAAAGAGCAGAAACAAGGAAAAACGCTCAAGTCTGCAAAGATATAATGCTCGCCCTCCCCAAAGAATTGGATTTAGTTCAGCAAATCGAATTAGCCAAGCGTTTTGCTCAAGTCCATTTTGTCGATAAGGGAATTCCGGCGGATATTTCTATTCACGACCACGGAGATGGCAATCCGCATGCGCACATCCTAATCACCACCCGACGATTAGAGAAAAATCAATTTGCAAAACACAAAGCTCGTGATTTAAACCCGCAGTTCGCAAAAGGGTTTATTACTGAAAAAGAACAATGGCATCAGCAATGGCGAGAGTTTCAAGACTCTTATTTTGCTGAAAAGGGTATTGATTTAACGGTTGACCTAAATCACATCATTCCAGAACGACATCACGGCGGTTTCAGGGATAAAGCGAGTCATTATCTCCTTGAAGAAAATGAGCTCATTAAGCAAGCACGCGAAGAAATTGTTTTAAACGATATCGAGAACTTCATCAATATTCTGTCGATTGAACACAGCGTATTCACTCGAAAAGATATCGAAACCCTGTTATTCAAAACTATCACCCAAGAAAATTACAACGAGTTTTTTCAAGTGACGGTGGAGCGTGTACTCTCCGATAAAAACGTCATTTGCCTGGGCGAAAATGAGCAAGGCCAGAAAGCCTTCACCACTCGGCATCAGTATTTGCAAGAAAGCAAACTTTTAAACGCTGTGGAGCGTCTTCAGGAAAGAACTGGCCATGTCTATCAAACCGATACCGGCCAGTTTTTACAAGCCACAACCCTCAGCGAAGAACAACAACAAGCCTTTGAATTTATCGTAAACGGTGGGGATATTAGCTGTATTATTGGCCGGCCGGGTGTTGGTAAAAGTTACATGTTAACCCCCGTTAAAGATTTCTACCAGCAGCAAGGTTGCCGCGTACTAGGGGCAACCCTTTCCGGAAAAGTTGCCAAACAATTACAGATTGAATCTGGCATCGAATCATCCACCATTGCCTCATTAACGGCGCAACTGATGTCAGGCAAACTGAGCTTGAATGCCAATGATATTTTAATCATTGATGAAGCGGGCATGGTGGATTTTGCCAATATGTCTTATCTCATTGAGCGGGTGAAAGAAGCCAAGGCAAAACTGATTTTAGTCGGTGACCCTGACCAGCTTAAACCGATAAAAAAAGGTGCCATTTTCAAAGGGATTGCTTCTCAAGTCGGCTGTTTTACGATGGTCGATATCAAACGACAACGGCATGCTGGTGACCGCCAAGCCAGTATTGAATTGGCAAAGGGCAATATTGAAACAGGGCTTACTCATTACCTCGAACAAAATGCGATAGTGATTGCTGATAACGAACGCTCAAACAATGCAAGTGAGCTGCTGATTAACGCTTGGCAAGCTAACATTAACCAGCATGAGGATTTACGAAATAGCATCATCATTGCGCATGCCAATGTGACCGTGGATAGTCTGAATTTAAACGCTCGCGAACTTCTAATGCAAAAAGGGATTCTGGCTACTGAGCAAGTCAACATCATCAAGGAAATAAAAAGCAAGAACCGGCGATACCAACCCGGCCAATACATCATGGTCACTCACAGCGATAATGAATTAGGTCTTATCGGTGGCGAACAAGGCCGGATATCCGCAGTAGATGACGAGCAGAACATTACACTCAATATGAATGACGGCCGGGAAATTATAGTATCTTCGCACTTAAGGCGTTATGTCGAACAAACGGGTCTGCAAGATTTTTACCTGGCAAAAGGTGAACGCATATTCTTCAAGAAAGGCGATAAAGATATCGGTGTAAAGAACGGCGATTTAGCCACGATTACTCAAGTCAATGAGGAAGGCTTCACCGCAGTTTTAGATTCAGGGGCTACTGTTAACGTGCCTAAGCGTTACATGCAGATTGATTATGCCTATGCCATGACCGTTCATAAATCACAAGGTATGTCCGTTGAAAACACCTATGTTTGTATTGATACCCAATGGTGGGATAGAGCATTAAGCTTTGTTGCCTTTACCCGCCACAAAGAAAAACTAAAAATATTTGCAAACAGTAAAAATTATCCTAGTTTCAAAGTAATGGTTGAACAGCTATCGCGTAAAACTCTACAGGATAACGTTATTGATTACCCGATGAATCTTGGCATTCGGCACGGGTTTAAGTTTGATAATCTGGTTGAGCGCGCGGTTAAGCGTATATCTTCCGCTTCCCAGATAATTAGGGATAAAGCGAATTATCTCTATAACTATGCGCAAGTCGTTAAATCGCAAAAGCTTTCTGGTCATATTGAAAATCGAAATGCCATCAGAGAAGTGGCTAGGAATATAGCTCAGTATATTGACCTTAGAAATCGAATTGCTAACCAATATCAGCAGTTACAAACCAAATCTGAAAAGCTTGGCATCGAAATGTCATCTCTTAAAAAATACGATGATTTTTATAAGCTGGCCTGTGCACGAGATAAAAAGGCTTCAGATATTAAACAACAGCTTATGCCAGGGCAGTTGGCGACAACGAACTTTAAACAGATTGATGATAGCCAGATTCAAAAAGAAGCCTGTCGTCACGAAACCTTAAAAACTATCCGAGCTATCATCCGTTCACCATCAAATCTAATTAGTGACCATGAACTCTGCAAGCGCGCTCAAACGGTTACATTAACCAATGACAGGCTTTTCATCTCTCAGGAGCTTAAGAAAGCCCACATGAGCGAATATACCTTCAAGGAGCGCTTACATACTTTGCAACAAAACCAAAGACAGACTGTATATAAGGAACTAAAAAAAGAATATCCCTTATTACAACAATATGATGAACTTGTTGCAATCCGTAGAAAACTGACAGGTTTTCAGGGGAAAGAATCAGACAAAATTATTCAAAATATAGCTGGTCAAATTGTTTCTAATGAACCCTTAGTGCATAAATTAAAACGGGACTTGCCTAACTTACTGATAAACATCAGAAATCGTATGCAGTTAGATAAAACCCATAGTTTCCTGCTTTAA
- a CDS encoding autoinducer binding domain-containing protein, giving the protein MYLISSMDLQLYSKSKNPHSSFPEKFELQFYQAFHTLKKLGCDYLYFLGIENQISYRFCTHEHWMDIYNTEKLILNDPLRRVTETSNFILIPWEQITHLNGKEKNTMCARVSYGFYNGLTISRQFLNRKFIFAFATELREHDLARFLMLENMDVLECLVNTFIKLFDQYLHFIDKPYYKPYLC; this is encoded by the coding sequence ATGTATTTAATTAGCAGTATGGACTTACAGTTGTATTCAAAATCAAAAAACCCTCATAGCAGCTTCCCCGAAAAATTTGAACTCCAATTCTATCAGGCCTTTCATACCTTGAAGAAGTTAGGCTGCGATTATTTATATTTTCTGGGTATTGAGAATCAGATATCTTACCGATTTTGCACACATGAACATTGGATGGATATCTATAATACAGAAAAACTTATTTTGAATGATCCACTTAGACGAGTCACAGAAACAAGTAATTTTATACTTATCCCTTGGGAACAAATAACCCATTTAAATGGTAAAGAGAAAAATACCATGTGTGCAAGGGTCTCCTATGGATTTTATAATGGGTTAACTATTTCTAGGCAGTTTCTAAATCGAAAATTCATTTTTGCTTTTGCTACCGAATTAAGGGAACACGACCTTGCTAGGTTTCTTATGTTAGAGAATATGGATGTATTAGAATGTCTAGTTAATACTTTTATTAAATTATTTGATCAGTATTTGCATTTTATTGACAAGCCATATTATAAACCATATCTATGTTAA
- a CDS encoding GGDEF domain-containing protein has product MTKNDPQSIWMISNISDDKFLPFKVEIVGQINELPKQSPYAIVMSKKERQEWIALLRELRSIPTYRYTPIFYHGDIDESLQDLFDGSADDELLTKAHAIHQRLKKIPGNVLLSEEKEVMLSTYLYTRPELKLRGQISYQNPYVYYFPLITLFSSPEEKRDDWEFLEDLVLRDILSQHNLIDEIKICSFCSSGLLNLKNSCPSCHSIRIKLQNFVHCYTCGKIGPVPEFLRRERLICSRCNTKLEELGVDYDKPVEDKMCMDCGHFFAEAEVNMMCLVCQRLFFIDELKTRFLYDYSLTRRAEYLVQGIEKEIYHNFHQFFNVIDYIVFMAIVSWQAKLAERYNTWYFSIMTLRILNEDQLLHEKGIVNTERAMGQFFKKLRQIFRESDLSSRMEGTMFFLLPMTDREGCLALIDRIRQYLSQEMGSEIKELALGLSYLTSSEMISGQMEGELITTELLARLNDSSSHLLSSGK; this is encoded by the coding sequence ATGACAAAAAATGATCCGCAATCAATTTGGATGATTAGCAATATTAGCGACGATAAATTTTTACCGTTCAAGGTGGAAATCGTGGGGCAGATTAATGAGCTTCCCAAGCAATCACCCTATGCCATTGTAATGTCTAAAAAAGAGCGGCAGGAGTGGATTGCCTTGTTGCGCGAACTCCGTTCGATTCCGACTTATAGGTATACACCTATTTTTTATCATGGAGACATTGACGAGTCTCTTCAAGACTTATTTGATGGTTCGGCTGACGATGAATTATTGACTAAAGCGCATGCGATTCATCAGCGTTTAAAAAAAATTCCGGGGAATGTGCTTTTGTCAGAAGAGAAAGAGGTAATGCTCAGTACCTATCTTTACACACGTCCTGAATTAAAATTAAGAGGTCAGATTAGTTATCAAAATCCTTATGTCTATTATTTTCCATTAATTACTCTGTTTTCTTCTCCAGAGGAGAAAAGGGATGACTGGGAATTTCTCGAGGATTTGGTCTTAAGGGATATTCTTTCTCAGCATAATTTGATTGATGAAATCAAGATTTGCAGTTTCTGTAGTTCCGGTCTGTTAAATTTAAAAAATTCCTGCCCCAGCTGCCATTCGATTCGTATTAAATTACAGAATTTTGTTCATTGTTATACTTGCGGCAAAATAGGGCCTGTTCCAGAGTTTCTTCGCCGGGAGCGATTGATTTGCAGCCGATGTAATACCAAGCTCGAAGAATTGGGTGTGGATTATGATAAGCCTGTCGAAGATAAAATGTGCATGGATTGTGGTCACTTTTTTGCTGAAGCGGAAGTGAATATGATGTGTCTGGTTTGTCAGCGTCTTTTTTTTATTGACGAATTGAAAACACGATTTTTGTACGACTATTCACTAACCAGGAGAGCTGAATATCTGGTACAAGGCATAGAAAAGGAAATTTATCACAATTTTCACCAGTTTTTTAATGTCATTGACTATATCGTTTTTATGGCGATTGTATCCTGGCAAGCCAAACTGGCAGAACGTTATAACACCTGGTATTTCAGTATAATGACCTTGCGCATTCTCAATGAAGATCAATTACTGCATGAGAAAGGGATTGTTAATACCGAGCGGGCTATGGGACAATTTTTTAAAAAATTGCGCCAAATCTTTCGCGAAAGTGATTTATCCTCCAGGATGGAAGGTACTATGTTTTTTCTGTTGCCAATGACAGACCGAGAGGGTTGTCTGGCTTTAATCGATCGTATTCGCCAGTATCTCTCACAGGAAATGGGCTCGGAAATTAAAGAGCTGGCTTTAGGGTTGAGTTATCTGACCTCCTCTGAAATGATAAGCGGGCAGATGGAGGGAGAGCTGATAACGACTGAATTACTGGCGAGGCTCAATGATAGCAGCTCTCACTTGCTCAGTTCTGGAAAATGA
- a CDS encoding MFS transporter: MSINFTVLAYIVSYLIKPIGAISCGYLIDQFGQKKIMLYTTLLMTIATLSIGLLPTRWLCASYGSLLIVCRVMQGLSISGEFSSAMIFAVEHGKIKPALFGSLAFVGGCIGIVFANLAAFILLYMVPPERIIQFAWRIPFLFGAFGCLAVLFIRNSMKGAVRQSRSLSVNYWNLVKTHKRELIEAFVISSLSASAFYITFVFLPTFLTSLLNVHSHKESILITLLSLVIYLLLLPFGGMLADRIGIRKQIRVASILYLLFSYVVFALLPQLSITSCIVTLALFAIVQALLNSALPAFLVIQFPKEQRGKALAISYNISLALFAGLMPYWMISSNDQVNPGIPITICAALSLLILNHERKSYGYLRSKFGYRF; the protein is encoded by the coding sequence GTGAGTATAAATTTTACTGTTCTGGCTTATATAGTTAGCTATTTGATAAAACCCATTGGTGCAATTAGCTGTGGCTATTTGATAGATCAATTTGGGCAAAAGAAGATAATGTTGTACACGACATTATTAATGACTATTGCTACCTTATCAATTGGTCTATTACCTACTCGCTGGCTATGCGCCAGTTATGGTTCCCTTTTAATTGTTTGCCGGGTAATGCAGGGCTTATCGATATCAGGCGAATTTTCATCAGCGATGATTTTTGCTGTTGAGCATGGGAAAATCAAGCCGGCCTTGTTTGGAAGCTTGGCCTTTGTCGGGGGTTGTATTGGGATTGTGTTTGCCAATTTGGCAGCCTTTATCCTTTTATATATGGTACCTCCTGAAAGGATCATTCAATTCGCATGGAGAATTCCCTTTCTATTTGGGGCGTTTGGTTGCTTAGCTGTTTTGTTTATCCGAAATAGCATGAAAGGCGCGGTGAGGCAGTCGCGCTCATTGTCTGTAAATTATTGGAATCTGGTGAAAACACATAAACGGGAATTAATTGAAGCGTTTGTAATCTCAAGTTTATCTGCCTCAGCCTTTTATATTACCTTTGTTTTCTTGCCGACATTTTTAACGTCACTATTAAATGTGCATTCTCATAAAGAATCAATTCTGATCACTCTCTTATCGCTAGTCATCTATTTATTGCTTTTGCCATTTGGAGGAATGTTGGCTGATAGGATTGGTATCCGAAAACAAATAAGAGTCGCATCTATCCTTTATTTGCTGTTTTCATATGTAGTATTTGCATTATTGCCACAGCTGAGTATTACCAGCTGCATTGTAACGTTAGCGCTGTTTGCAATAGTACAGGCATTACTCAACTCAGCGCTTCCGGCATTTCTTGTCATACAGTTTCCAAAAGAACAACGGGGTAAGGCTCTCGCTATTTCTTATAACATCAGCCTGGCATTATTTGCAGGGCTAATGCCTTACTGGATGATATCATCAAACGATCAAGTTAATCCGGGTATCCCAATAACAATTTGTGCAGCTCTAAGTTTGTTAATTCTTAATCATGAAAGGAAAAGCTATGGTTATCTACGAAGTAAATTTGGCTATCGATTCTGA
- a CDS encoding polyprenyl synthetase family protein, with product MTVNRLRALVSEDFEAVNSLIIDKIQSQVGLIEDLSHYIVQSGGKRLRPLLLLLASRACGYEGRDHIPLAAMIEYFHTATLLHDDVVDESTLRRGRETANEIWGSKASILVGDYLFTQSVQLMVNVHNWSVLHLLADTSHQISCGEVKQLVNKHNSSLTVKDYYDVIRAKTALLFAAAASIGAILSNAGEPLEKALYAYGLHLGNAFQLIDDALDYCADSKTIGKNIGDDLADGKATMPLLHALEHSNPEQQQIIRESLQTGNRDKLEAILEIIEETESIAYTKQCAAEEVNHALSALDILPASQYKTALVELAEFAINRNH from the coding sequence ATGACGGTTAATCGTTTGAGGGCATTAGTCAGCGAAGACTTTGAAGCCGTTAATTCATTAATTATTGATAAAATCCAGTCACAGGTCGGATTAATTGAAGACTTGTCGCACTATATTGTCCAGAGCGGCGGCAAACGCTTACGTCCTCTTCTATTGTTATTAGCGAGCCGCGCCTGTGGATATGAAGGCCGGGATCATATCCCGCTGGCGGCTATGATTGAATATTTTCACACGGCAACCTTATTACATGATGATGTGGTTGATGAATCCACCCTGAGACGCGGAAGAGAAACTGCCAATGAAATCTGGGGCAGTAAAGCCAGTATTCTCGTAGGGGATTATCTCTTCACCCAGTCCGTCCAATTGATGGTAAACGTGCACAACTGGTCAGTGCTTCACCTTTTGGCTGACACCTCTCATCAAATAAGCTGCGGTGAAGTCAAGCAGCTGGTCAACAAGCATAATTCCTCACTCACCGTAAAAGACTATTATGATGTGATCCGCGCAAAAACAGCCCTGTTATTCGCCGCAGCCGCATCGATTGGCGCTATCCTCAGCAATGCCGGTGAACCTTTGGAAAAGGCGCTTTATGCTTATGGACTTCATTTAGGAAACGCCTTTCAGCTCATCGATGACGCCCTGGATTACTGTGCAGACAGTAAAACCATCGGCAAAAATATTGGCGATGATCTTGCAGATGGAAAGGCAACCATGCCATTATTACATGCACTGGAGCATTCAAATCCGGAACAACAGCAAATTATCAGAGAAAGCCTGCAAACAGGCAATCGCGATAAGCTGGAAGCTATATTAGAGATAATCGAAGAAACCGAGTCCATTGCCTACACAAAGCAATGTGCAGCAGAAGAGGTCAACCATGCGCTTTCTGCACTGGATATTTTGCCAGCATCCCAGTACAAAACAGCCCTGGTGGAATTAGCCGAATTTGCAATCAATCGAAATCATTAA